The following are from one region of the Cytobacillus firmus genome:
- a CDS encoding nitrate/nitrite transporter gives MIRKIQLPLQTLNLVAGFMVWVLISSLMPFIKEDINIPSDKLALVTAVPVILGSLLRIPLGYYANQFGARKIFMLSFILLLFPVYYISIADSITDLLIGGLFLGLGGAVFSVGVTSLPKYYPKERHGFVNGIYGAGNLGTAITAFAAPVIATKFGWSLTVQIYLVLLVIFIAANFLLGDKKEVKVQTPLLEQIKGVYKNEKLWLLSLFYFITFGSFVAFTIYLPNFLVAHFELDKVDAGLRTAGFIVLATAMRPIGGWLADRFHSLILLMFVFGVYTISAVILSLSPSITWYTFGCLSIALSAGIGNGVIFKLVPMYFQKQAGIVNGIVSAMGGLGGFFPPLLLTLLFNITGHYAIGFMALSQVALASLILVVWMYYQGRMEIASQVIDHTIEGILITDKNGKIISVNPAFTEITGYTEEEVVGKNPSVLKSGRQSKGFYQDLWTSLEKNGFWQGEIWNSRKDGEEYLQWLTISAIKNDAGDVVQYAGMFSDISSHRVKKA, from the coding sequence GGCCGGGTTTATGGTTTGGGTGCTGATATCCTCCCTTATGCCGTTTATAAAGGAAGATATCAATATTCCATCCGATAAGCTTGCTCTTGTAACAGCTGTTCCAGTCATCCTCGGATCGCTGCTCCGCATACCTCTTGGATATTATGCTAATCAGTTTGGCGCAAGAAAAATCTTTATGCTGAGCTTTATTCTTCTATTATTTCCAGTCTATTATATCAGCATAGCAGATTCGATTACTGATTTGCTTATCGGGGGATTATTCCTCGGCCTTGGAGGAGCGGTATTCTCTGTTGGGGTTACATCTCTTCCGAAGTATTACCCAAAGGAACGTCATGGGTTTGTCAATGGCATCTACGGGGCAGGGAATCTTGGAACAGCCATCACTGCCTTTGCAGCACCAGTTATTGCAACAAAATTTGGATGGTCCCTAACTGTACAGATATACCTTGTTCTGCTGGTGATTTTTATTGCGGCTAACTTCTTACTGGGAGATAAAAAAGAAGTTAAGGTACAGACTCCGCTTCTTGAGCAAATAAAAGGAGTCTATAAAAATGAAAAACTTTGGCTTTTGAGCTTATTCTATTTTATTACCTTTGGATCATTTGTGGCGTTTACTATTTATTTGCCAAACTTCCTTGTAGCTCACTTTGAACTTGATAAAGTTGATGCAGGATTAAGAACAGCAGGTTTCATTGTTCTAGCAACAGCCATGAGACCAATAGGCGGCTGGCTGGCTGACCGTTTTCACTCTTTAATTTTGCTGATGTTTGTTTTTGGCGTCTATACCATTTCTGCGGTGATACTATCACTATCTCCTTCAATCACATGGTATACATTCGGATGCTTAAGCATTGCTCTATCAGCGGGAATTGGTAACGGGGTCATATTTAAGCTTGTGCCAATGTACTTCCAGAAGCAGGCCGGTATCGTAAATGGAATTGTGTCTGCGATGGGCGGTCTGGGCGGATTTTTCCCTCCGCTGCTTTTGACTCTCCTATTTAACATTACAGGGCATTATGCAATTGGTTTTATGGCATTGTCTCAGGTCGCGCTTGCCAGCCTGATTCTGGTTGTTTGGATGTATTACCAGGGAAGGATGGAAATTGCGAGCCAGGTTATTGATCATACAATCGAAGGTATTCTGATTACGGATAAGAACGGAAAAATAATCTCTGTAAACCCTGCCTTCACAGAAATCACCGGATATACGGAAGAGGAAGTAGTCGGCAAAAATCCGAGTGTACTTAAATCAGGAAGACAGTCTAAGGGCTTTTACCAGGACTTGTGGACTTCACTCGAAAAAAATGGATTCTGGCAAGGTGAAATATGGAACTCCCGAAAGGATGGGGAAGAATATCTCCAGTGGCTAACCATCAGTGCAATAAAAAATGATGCCGGTGATGTAGTCCAATATGCAGGCATGTTCAGTGATATCTCCAGCCATCGGGTGAAAAAAGCATAA
- a CDS encoding sensor histidine kinase: protein METQPAKKNISSYIIQSQEDEIKRIALELHEGVGQTLYSLFTGMQFIQTAVDQPEMKDYIRDMAQMMEKTIQEIRLLAVELHPPALGTLGLLPALKSYLKLYTSTYGIIVDLENEGKEVQIRERERITLFRVCQEALANIARYADTMSAGISLRWEPGQLSIMIKDKGKGFDVDAAMKSSAGIAAMMERMLLINGKCVISSKIGEGTSIDITLPLY from the coding sequence ATGGAAACCCAGCCAGCAAAGAAAAATATCAGTTCATATATTATTCAATCTCAGGAAGATGAAATTAAGCGCATTGCCCTTGAGCTTCACGAAGGGGTAGGGCAGACGCTTTACAGTTTGTTTACAGGCATGCAGTTCATTCAGACAGCTGTCGATCAGCCTGAGATGAAAGACTATATTCGGGATATGGCACAAATGATGGAAAAAACAATTCAGGAAATCAGGCTTCTGGCTGTGGAATTGCATCCCCCTGCTTTAGGAACCCTCGGTCTCTTGCCGGCTCTGAAAAGTTATCTGAAATTATACACTTCCACGTATGGTATCATCGTTGACCTTGAAAATGAGGGAAAGGAAGTGCAAATCAGGGAACGGGAAAGGATTACACTGTTCCGTGTTTGCCAGGAAGCCCTGGCTAACATAGCGAGGTATGCTGATACAATGAGTGCAGGCATTAGTCTTCGTTGGGAGCCGGGACAGCTTTCTATTATGATAAAAGACAAGGGGAAGGGCTTTGATGTAGATGCTGCGATGAAAAGTTCAGCCGGCATTGCTGCCATGATGGAGAGAATGCTGTTAATTAACGGCAAATGCGTCATCAGCTCAAAAATCGGTGAAGGGACTTCAATAGATATCACCCTTCCGTTATACTAA
- a CDS encoding response regulator, translating into MINILLCDDHAVVRMGLKMLLNNHDDMQVVGEASEGNEGIQQALELKPDVVVMDLSMPHGKDGMSATSELKKLMPEIAILILTMHDDEEYLFRAIQAGASGCILKSAPHDELLAAIRSVASGNAYLHPSATKRLMEEYIGSVKQGNTDTFNLLSDREKEVLTLIAKGFSNKDIAEQLVISVKTVETHKGNLMEKLQMKTRPELVSYALKKGLLGYGI; encoded by the coding sequence TTGATCAATATTTTACTTTGCGATGACCACGCGGTGGTCAGGATGGGTTTGAAAATGCTTTTAAATAACCATGATGACATGCAGGTGGTTGGTGAAGCTTCTGAAGGCAATGAGGGGATTCAGCAGGCACTGGAATTAAAACCGGATGTGGTTGTCATGGATTTAAGCATGCCCCACGGGAAAGATGGCATGTCGGCAACCTCAGAATTAAAAAAACTAATGCCTGAAATAGCGATCCTCATTTTAACCATGCATGATGATGAGGAATACTTATTCAGGGCGATTCAAGCTGGCGCTTCCGGGTGTATTTTAAAGAGTGCACCCCATGATGAACTGCTCGCAGCAATCCGGTCTGTTGCAAGCGGGAATGCGTATTTGCATCCTTCTGCAACCAAAAGGCTGATGGAAGAATATATCGGAAGTGTGAAGCAGGGGAACACCGATACATTCAATCTTCTTTCCGACAGGGAGAAAGAAGTTCTTACATTAATAGCCAAAGGGTTTTCCAATAAGGACATTGCTGAACAGCTTGTGATTAGTGTCAAGACAGTTGAAACACATAAAGGTAATTTAATGGAAAAGCTTCAGATGAAAACCAGGCCGGAGCTCGTTTCTTACGCCTTAAAGAAAGGGCTGCTTGGCTATGGAATATAA
- a CDS encoding GAF domain-containing protein codes for MEYKGCSPGGSVRIDQACEKVLAELECDFVGLALQNTDGPDVKWHYAAGNSNEKYKRITVRYGKGIAGKVISTGRPMYVDNFPDNIAGKALEYPIMLAEGLKHAYAVPIHFKGIPKGVLLIGNRSGQPVSESRQSAAKEAARTLEKKLNG; via the coding sequence ATGGAATATAAGGGGTGCAGTCCTGGCGGAAGCGTCCGGATTGATCAGGCTTGTGAGAAGGTTCTGGCTGAGCTTGAATGTGATTTTGTTGGATTGGCACTGCAGAATACGGATGGCCCGGATGTAAAATGGCATTATGCCGCAGGAAACAGCAACGAGAAATATAAGCGGATAACAGTTAGGTACGGCAAAGGCATTGCAGGGAAAGTGATTTCAACCGGAAGGCCGATGTATGTGGACAACTTTCCCGATAATATTGCCGGAAAAGCATTAGAATACCCAATTATGCTTGCTGAAGGACTGAAGCATGCTTATGCTGTTCCTATTCATTTTAAAGGGATCCCAAAGGGGGTCCTCCTGATCGGGAACCGTTCGGGGCAGCCTGTAAGTGAGAGCAGGCAAAGTGCTGCAAAGGAAGCTGCCAGGACACTTGAAAAAAAGCTGAATGGTTAA